From a single bacterium genomic region:
- a CDS encoding AraC family transcriptional regulator: protein MSTGYRILQSRTFGDLTIHATEYFAGGLTSAHSHENARIVLVLRGRFQEHFGLKSRECFASSLIYRPAGETHRERFLSKKSLCLSLDLGPQWMARFRPRLAVQNPFYFQTPHLIPISARLAGELQSPDSFSELVVESLLTEMLALTARSQFHLEHPYPVWLKRVLELLMSTPQPLRIWELAKEAGVHPVHLARVFRRYHGCTVGDYVRLVRIQQAQQDLLETNEPIAEIAIKNGFADQSHFTRSFKQVTGRTPARYRSNHF from the coding sequence TTGTCGACTGGATACAGGATTCTTCAGAGCCGTACCTTCGGCGATTTAACGATCCACGCAACTGAATATTTTGCCGGAGGACTCACCAGTGCTCACTCGCACGAAAACGCACGAATCGTCCTCGTTTTGCGCGGCCGATTTCAGGAGCATTTCGGGTTGAAGTCGCGTGAATGTTTCGCGAGCAGTCTGATTTACAGACCGGCTGGAGAAACTCATCGCGAAAGATTTCTTTCTAAAAAAAGTTTGTGCCTGAGTCTCGATTTGGGACCGCAGTGGATGGCACGGTTTCGCCCGCGTTTGGCTGTCCAAAATCCATTTTATTTTCAGACTCCGCACCTCATTCCGATCAGCGCCAGGCTAGCTGGAGAATTGCAAAGTCCGGATTCTTTTTCAGAGCTCGTGGTGGAATCACTCTTGACGGAAATGCTCGCGCTCACAGCCCGAAGTCAATTTCACCTGGAGCATCCTTATCCCGTTTGGCTAAAGCGCGTTTTGGAATTGCTGATGTCAACTCCACAGCCTTTGAGGATCTGGGAGTTGGCCAAGGAAGCTGGAGTCCATCCTGTACATCTTGCGCGTGTGTTCCGCAGGTATCACGGATGCACCGTAGGAGATTATGTCAGGCTTGTTCGCATTCAACAGGCGCAGCAGGATCTACTCGAAACAAACGAGCCAATTGCTGAAATCGCGATCAAGAACGGCTTCGCCGACCAGAGCCACTTTACTCGAAGCTTTAAACAAGTGACGGGCCGAACACCGGCCCGCTATCGATCAAATCACTTCTAA